From a region of the Haloferax volcanii DS2 genome:
- a CDS encoding fumarylacetoacetate hydrolase family protein, with amino-acid sequence MRLARIRTDGGVVSGRYDDGVVTADGEEYEVGVDAELLAPCDPTALYCVGRNYAATVDQMDYDIPDQPDWFIKPPVSVLDPGADIEYPDWTDELTYAGELAAVIDRECSDVAEEDVDEVVRGYTILNDLDALDQPGRTARKAFDGSGPLGPWIETDVEPSNIDMTTHVGGELRQEANTERMLFSPAEVVSFLSERYTFQPGDVISFGSPANPGLVEPGDDVEIWYEGVGTLTNRVVDGE; translated from the coding sequence ATGCGATTGGCACGGATTCGAACCGACGGCGGAGTGGTCTCGGGCCGGTACGACGACGGCGTCGTGACGGCCGACGGCGAGGAGTACGAAGTCGGCGTCGACGCCGAGTTGCTCGCGCCCTGCGACCCGACCGCGCTCTACTGCGTGGGCCGGAACTACGCGGCGACGGTCGACCAGATGGACTACGATATCCCCGACCAGCCCGACTGGTTCATCAAGCCGCCGGTGTCGGTGCTCGACCCCGGCGCGGACATCGAGTACCCCGACTGGACCGACGAGCTGACGTACGCCGGCGAACTGGCCGCCGTCATCGACCGCGAGTGCTCTGACGTGGCCGAAGAAGACGTGGACGAGGTGGTCCGCGGCTACACGATTCTCAACGACCTCGACGCGCTCGACCAGCCCGGCCGAACGGCTCGAAAAGCGTTCGACGGCTCCGGGCCGCTCGGCCCGTGGATTGAGACCGACGTGGAGCCGTCGAACATCGACATGACGACCCACGTCGGCGGCGAACTCCGGCAGGAGGCCAACACCGAACGGATGCTCTTTTCGCCCGCCGAAGTGGTCTCGTTCCTCTCGGAGCGCTACACCTTCCAGCCGGGCGACGTGATTTCGTTCGGCAGCCCGGCGAATCCCGGACTGGTCGAACCCGGCGACGACGTGGAAATCTGGTACGAGGGCGTCGGCACGCTCACGAATCGCGTCGTCGACGGCGAGTGA
- a CDS encoding ion transporter — protein sequence MDGHARRSRRETPRDVVRFYLLDHRTAVGKAIDIALLGLNLLFVGMFVAETYPLSASVQSTLWSVEAAVSIVFLAEYLLRLYGARDRTAELLNVYSFVDLLAILPTLAVLVLPVSSVAANIGFLRAIRVVRVLRFYRFTRDEEFFFGTVSVGTLRVMKLLLTVLTIFFVAAGMFYSFEHRVNPNIGSFGDAFYFVVVALSTVGFGDIVPGTEAGRWVTVAAILAGVILIPWQASKIVKEWGHRDKVNVTCQNCGLAYHDADASHCKSCGHVIYQEYDSRE from the coding sequence ATGGACGGTCACGCGCGGAGGTCGCGCCGCGAGACGCCGCGGGACGTGGTCAGGTTCTATCTCCTCGACCATCGAACCGCGGTCGGCAAGGCCATCGACATCGCGCTCCTCGGGCTCAACTTGCTTTTCGTCGGGATGTTCGTCGCCGAGACCTACCCGCTTTCGGCGTCGGTCCAGTCGACGCTCTGGTCCGTCGAGGCCGCCGTCTCCATCGTGTTCCTCGCGGAGTACCTCCTCCGACTCTACGGCGCGCGGGACCGAACCGCCGAACTGCTCAACGTCTACTCGTTCGTCGACCTGCTGGCTATCCTGCCGACGCTGGCGGTGCTCGTGCTTCCCGTCTCGTCGGTCGCCGCCAACATCGGCTTCCTGCGGGCGATTCGCGTGGTCCGCGTCCTCCGGTTTTACCGCTTTACGCGCGACGAGGAGTTCTTCTTCGGCACCGTCTCGGTCGGGACGCTCCGCGTCATGAAACTGCTGTTGACGGTGCTCACCATCTTCTTCGTCGCCGCGGGGATGTTCTACTCGTTCGAACACCGGGTGAATCCCAACATCGGGTCGTTCGGCGACGCCTTCTACTTCGTCGTCGTCGCGCTCTCGACGGTCGGCTTCGGTGACATCGTCCCGGGGACCGAGGCGGGGCGGTGGGTGACGGTCGCCGCCATCCTCGCAGGCGTCATCCTCATCCCGTGGCAGGCGAGCAAAATCGTCAAGGAGTGGGGCCACCGCGACAAGGTCAACGTCACCTGCCAGAACTGCGGGCTGGCCTACCACGACGCCGACGCCTCGCACTGCAAGTCCTGCGGCCACGTCATCTATCAGGAGTACGACTCGCGGGAGTGA
- a CDS encoding uracil-xanthine permease family protein: MADESGELGLEYEIDDRPPLLESILLGIQHVSVMIVPATAVAFIVAGAVGLGVADTAYVVQMVLLFSGLATVVQAYAVGPVGSRLPIVMGTSFTFVGAATTIGIDYGLSAVFGAILVTGFLVEGLIGWQFDRIKPFFPPLVTGLVVVIIGLYLVPVGMDYAAGGVGAADYGATHNIGLAALVLGVAIALNLFTDGITRLLSTLVGIAVGYAVAVPLGVVDFSPIADAAWFAIPQPGAFGVTFEPVPIVTFAFLFLVSAMETVGDMSGITAAEGRNPTDEEFRGGLFTDGLMSSVASVFGAFPVTSFSQNVGIVNFTGVMSRYVVGIAGVVLAVLGLSPKVGAAVATIPSAVFGGAVLLMAGMVAASGVRLVFLHTNLDRRNMVVVAASLGLGLGVATRPDALSGLPQAAATFFGEPVIVTALTALVLNTLAPGDQSPLFDAADESVAADAADGADGRASTDD; encoded by the coding sequence ATGGCAGACGAGAGCGGTGAACTCGGCCTCGAATACGAAATCGACGACCGGCCACCGTTGCTGGAGTCGATTCTCCTCGGGATACAGCACGTCTCGGTGATGATCGTCCCGGCGACCGCCGTGGCGTTCATCGTCGCGGGCGCGGTCGGTCTCGGCGTCGCCGACACGGCCTACGTCGTCCAGATGGTGCTCCTGTTTTCGGGGCTCGCCACCGTGGTCCAGGCGTACGCCGTCGGGCCGGTCGGCTCGCGGCTCCCCATCGTGATGGGGACGAGTTTCACCTTCGTCGGCGCGGCGACAACCATCGGCATCGATTACGGCCTGAGCGCGGTGTTCGGCGCGATTCTCGTCACCGGCTTCCTCGTCGAGGGACTCATCGGCTGGCAGTTCGACCGCATCAAACCCTTTTTCCCGCCGTTGGTGACGGGCCTCGTCGTCGTCATCATCGGTCTCTATCTCGTCCCGGTCGGGATGGACTACGCCGCCGGCGGGGTCGGTGCCGCCGACTACGGCGCGACCCACAACATCGGCCTCGCGGCGCTCGTCCTTGGGGTCGCCATCGCGCTCAACCTCTTTACCGACGGCATCACGCGACTCCTGAGCACGCTCGTCGGCATCGCCGTCGGCTACGCGGTCGCCGTCCCGCTCGGCGTGGTGGACTTCTCGCCCATCGCCGACGCGGCGTGGTTCGCGATTCCCCAGCCCGGCGCGTTCGGCGTCACCTTCGAACCCGTCCCCATCGTCACCTTCGCGTTCCTGTTTCTCGTCTCCGCGATGGAGACCGTCGGCGACATGTCCGGCATCACCGCCGCCGAGGGACGCAACCCGACCGACGAGGAGTTCCGCGGCGGCCTCTTTACCGACGGTCTCATGAGCTCCGTCGCCTCGGTGTTCGGCGCGTTCCCCGTCACCTCGTTCTCGCAGAACGTGGGTATCGTCAACTTCACCGGCGTGATGAGCCGCTACGTCGTCGGCATCGCGGGCGTCGTCCTCGCCGTTCTCGGCCTCAGCCCGAAAGTCGGCGCGGCGGTCGCGACCATCCCGAGCGCCGTCTTCGGCGGCGCGGTCCTGCTCATGGCCGGCATGGTCGCCGCCAGCGGCGTCCGCCTCGTCTTCCTCCACACGAACCTCGACCGCCGCAACATGGTCGTCGTCGCCGCCTCGCTCGGCCTCGGACTCGGCGTCGCCACGCGACCCGACGCGCTCTCGGGGCTCCCGCAGGCCGCCGCGACGTTCTTCGGCGAGCCGGTCATCGTGACCGCGCTGACGGCGCTCGTGCTCAACACGCTCGCGCCGGGCGACCAGAGCCCGCTTTTCGACGCGGCCGACGAGTCGGTCGCCGCGGACGCCGCCGACGGCGCGGACGGTCGCGCGTCAACCGACGACTGA